TTATATCTGTCAGTAGGCTGGCAGAGTTGAAATGTATCTCAGACTGTTTGAAACtcacttttttcaaattatggGTGTTACCTTCATCTTGTCATTATTCTCATGATATGCTATCACTAtccttgtattattattattttatttgctcTTCAATACTGTGGTATACTCCAATAGTATGTGCTGCTCACAGAGCATGACTTTCTCTCACAAAGCACTTGTGTTTCTTACCTTTATTTGCTCAAGATTCTATAATAAGCTAGGTATCCTTTCACCTTATTGATTTCCATTActgctattttattatttaatagcATGTGCTCCTTATGAAAGTCACTTCACAAAATAACTGTATTATGAACTCTTATAACAaagacaaaattcaaaaactttaGTTACCTCTAATAGTCATTGCTTCTTTAATATGCTTTCATCCATTGTAGTTCACTTATGTCGtttaatattttccaatatatatGTGCTCTTTGCaatccaaaataaattgaatatgtcTTTTTCTTAATCATAATTCATTGGTTATATTAGTAGTTCCACTGCTGCTGCTGCAGGGAATTCCCCAAGTAGTCAACAACATTATGCTGCGTCACGCACGTCAGCAATTTCTTTGTTGTTGGCGTGCTCGGTGGAGCATGGCGTTGAGTTGTTTAAATTCGTCAAtgcttttttctatttaatCGAATCTTCTGTTCTCACGTACATTTTAGTTCccaaattgtttcatttatttttgctgATTTATTTCTGTATTGTTTGACTTAATCTGCTTCTATAATGGTGTCGCTGACATGATGACTTTTGATAGTCTTTTCGCgatccctcgtctattgcagTCCAAATATTGTACCTCTTTCTTtcaatgtatttatttaatttttaccatttgtttaaatgtacaatgtttttgcacgacgaaaaataaatatctgaatctgaatcttgAACAAGTTTATTCGTTAGCACGCTTTTACTTTCTAATAAACtttcaaaataaacataaaGAATTTTGCAATAGTGAATAAAGTACAGGAATTTTTATGGGGTCAAGGTTAGAGAAAACGCATACTgggtttcaaatttttactttcTGGATGGCACACTTTTTTAAAGTAATATACATTCATATTGTCGTAGTATACATACACACAGAACATCATAGAATAGCTGACTTATAAGTTGCAACCGTTTTAacatatataaaacatttttttatttattatacatagGTTTACCATACGTCCCACtgtaggcgggacagtcccgcttttcagggttttgtcccgccgtcccgataagtcagccaaaagtcccgcttttccagcataatacacaaaaattttcttgttactgttgtttctgtgtagcgcaccGCTAGCCTTCTTACTGAAGGTGATGCGTTCGTTttccgctgattcccattgatggcagacgtatcgcatgtaaaaccaatactaattagtctaaattcgaattatttgtaccgatatcgttaacgtcaattccttcctatttttcgaactgaacccgatatttggacagagaataagcgcatgaaatttcgataacaatatggtcaataaagacagccgagacagctttaagtgtaggaatgtaggcctatgtagtaaaatcggaaagtGTGAAGTTACAAAAACACAGCTAAtggtcgttgtctttcgaggcgtcccgatttgaagtcacaaaaatatggtaaccctaattaTACAGTAATATTCAACTTGTATGAAATGCTTCATCGGAGaatcagaaaatttatttacctGGAAAAAGAATTCGATTGTCTATCCCAGATATTTTAGATAAATATTCGGAATCCAACGAAATTGTCTCTAATTTTGCTGTATAATCGTATCGCATATGGCAGGGATCACATATATCACTATATGATCTCCAGTGAATGTCTAGTTCTTCAGGATTGCTTAAAATACTGTCGACAAATTCTTCGAACGTTGCTCTACCAGCTGTATTTTTGTTAAGACCTGTAAAGTGTAATCGGGTTCTTATTGTGTGCTAatgtattacttttatttcgcATTCCTCTtgttcatatttattaattcacTCTGactttgacaaaatgtattttgtcTGTATTCATTTTGATGTATTCATTGATAGGAACACCCCAAGAACATTCGAAAATAACGGAAAAATTTCAGACACGTCACTTTCAGGAGTCACAAGCAACAAATTCACAATGAGGTGTATGTTATACCATGAATATGTTCCAGGGCTGTGCAGTCCAAGAAAATTTGCAGTCGACTCCTAAATCGGGTTAAAACAAAACTGTTGCTTCGGATCAGGGATAAAAAAGTTTTAGTTTCGACTCAAGCTCcgagaaaaatcaaattttgatgaaaaaaactTTGATGTATGCAAAGTGCAAACCTTCTCTCCTTGTTAAAAACGCCCGATAAACTGCTTTTATAAGTTTCTATAGAGAATTTTGACTTGTTTTATCACCACTGAAATCCCGACACCGACGAATTCCAAATTTGGGCTTCTGATTTCTGGGAGTTGAAGAATACGGCTCCGGCGCAGAGTCCAGTAAAAATATGCCTCCACAGACCGGATATATACGTGTGTTATCAAACACTACAAATACTTTTCAGCTATTTATAACAAAATCAAACTAACCGAATTTATGATGAATAtctcttgaaattttttacaaCACGCTCTAATGGTTCTCTTACTGTCATGATGCGATAATAATTATTCAGTCTtttattcatcatatctcgagAATGCTTCGTTCGGCCTTGGAATCGTTCCCAAAAAAACCTATAATATACGAAAGATTGAAGGTGATGTAGACTGAACTTGGTTCGTTACTGAATTAGCATTAAATACACAAACATCGGCGCTCCGGGAGTATCAGTATCAAGATGACGCAtgaccctaaactggtacacatactatgttcaggttcgcgccatcttggtacgaatacttcaggagcacctaaACATTTTATGCCTGCTGTAGTAGTTCATAGACCATATTAGTGTAGTCGTGCTCACAACGAATTTGTAGCTGTTTATCATTAGTATCTTGTACTTTGATCTAGATCCAGGTTGTATGTATACAAGTAAGTAGAAATTACCGGAAGGAGGCGTATcctgaattaaaataattgataatatCGGCCAATGGGGAACGTCCCAGAAcattaattttgattaaaagATACTCGATACTCAGGACACCAAAATTTTAGAAAGtttgataatgttttatttatcgTATCTATTCATCGCTGGTAATAATAAAACTATCAATCCAATTTTTGACgatctagaagtatgtgtaccaatatggatgtaactaattttgtttgcctactttacatcaagttgtgtaaagggactgaaacctatgaccAGGGGGTATATTGACTTGGCTAAGACAGACAGtcttcgaactcgtaatagagtcatagtcaagtttattttttccatccagtaaaaaaacCAATATGCAATATGACGAATAATATTGAATACGCATttcactggggaagggaagcaggaaaatcggaatgaagtTTTGCCCTatccataacctggtacacataccacggaAGTACCCAATTTTGTACCTTCTAGCTTAGGACTAATATTGTGATGTAGAATCGAACAATTATTTtcctgaaaaatatatatatatataatgtttgcagctaattttgaaaatctttttCACTCTCATTCACTGATTCAAATCAAACAACAACGAACCACCATACCGACGTTTTCGGGCTAACGTGAATGCATATTCGTGATCAATGTCACTTGGAAGAGTTGTGTTCACATCGCCTTCTGCTATCAGTAACGCTTTTCTCCATTCTGTACTTCCGCACTTTGGAACTCCGCATACAATaacctatgttaaataaattaattccaaaaataaaaGGGGAATAAAATCGGTTGTCATAAATATATACTAGCTTTTGGGCAAATGCtcaagtttttttaatattccacAATTGTTTTTAAATCACTAAAACATGGATTTAATGTGCCTGTGATGTTTGAAATCTTTCCTCACGAGACACCGATTCGAAACTATTTCTCCGTATGCCACAGTACGCGTCGACACACTTGTTACAGTATATTCATACTAATACCATCCCCAAAATTGCATATTAACATCGCGTGCCTTGCAAGACTTGAAGGAGCCCCATAAATTATTGGCTGGAGAGACTCCGTTATCCAAACTAACCATAAAATACAACAAAGTTATTACAGTTATTTGTTCTAAAGCAAACatgcctttcaaaattttatgatcaaataaaacatcaaacaaCATGCCTTTAGCTTGTCAGAGAAATATAGGCGGGGCCTGGATGATATCGGTTTCTTCAGCCATGTCATTACATCCAAATTGCTTTCAGAATATTCATATCCAAGTTTATAACAGAATTGTCTTAAATGAGACTTTCGTTCCTTCGATATATTGGCACCAGATAGATAACTCAATTCAGATCTCGATATCCTTTGgtattcataataaaattctTCATCGAGCCTGACCTCTTCAGCAGCAGACTTTCTCTGAATAACAAAATAGCATCAATCGATGGCAATGTGGGGATCTATgccaaggttgtcggcttcgGTGGCCACAAAATTAGttttcgcgggccacaatattgCAAAGAAAACAATGCAATACAAAagaaacacttttattgtgcaaacacattgatcattatttttcatttaccaAGGTAAAACATTCAGgaaccaccaaaaaactcactagAACATGCaaaagtctttctatatctacatttagtgtaagatttctcCGTAACGGAGAAAGTGCTTCCGCATATGCAAGTGCTTCCTAAGTGCTTTCGAACATCGATAAGATTCTCAAAGCAAAATCCCTCAACTTTGGAAAGCTCATAAGATTCCAATACCGTTTCAGGTTTTATTCTTTCGTCGCTGACATAACTTGCAGACATATccagcaagcattgtggtattttccctcccAACTCCAGTtcaaatctgtttgaattggcCAGCTTTCATTTCAAACTCCTTTtaacaaaataacttacaaattaCCGCATATTgatttatttccaaattttaccaaatgtgaggtaaggaaggtaattactaaatttgaCATATAGGCAACATATCTGGTAATACTGTTTAGACAGGTTGCAAACACCCGACAGGAATTTAACGTACGTTGggctataacattaatatttagttattaggCAGTCATAGAttctttattcaattttctatgatgcctatattgttagcatatatattTCCAACCAAAAAGAGAGCGGTTTAagaatttagactagccaagcatATTGTTAAACTTTGCTTGTTGCCTCAGCTAGTCGTAACACTAGTtcattcagtgacattagtgatgtaacaagatGTCAATAGGTTTTTCTGGTTGGACaccaccaaatgcgattttttgattcccCCTAAGCAAATGCGATGCGTGCCACAGATAATAAGGATAATCACCGCTAATTGATTTGTATATTTCGAAAGATATCATAGATATTTCATTTAGTAGATAGGTAATATTTTATCACTCGAAGTAAAACTTTATATGTAGCAACGTCctaatttgctgaatattttaaaatgaacttGTTTCGTCATTCAAATTTGGCGCAGTGCAAATTTTCCTCCAACTAAACGAAGCCAAAGTCACGTACATTACTCGTTATTTAATTAACATCGGACtcgtttttttttacctttccGCCCGCGACTAGCACACATCCATTTAATGCAGTAGTGATAAGCGGTTGCTAACGGtattatttctagaaaataCTTCATATACACCAATCTTTTTATCAGTTTGCATCAGTTTTTACTATTCATTGTCATGATGTGTCTGGTTATTTTTACACATAACAATTCTTACCTTGAACGaccaatgaaaacaaaataatgctCCAAAAATGATTAAAGCGGCTTTGTACTTCAAATGCATCTCGTATTCCAATATGCAATAAACATATAAATCAGTCCATAGTACTTTTCAGAGTCCCCTGTTCTTATGAATATTGAATTAATTTGCTATAGTAATTTTTAGttcaaataatgaaatgaatcaaatattgCGATGTCAATACGACAAGAGGAGCCATTGAGTTTGAGTGCAGCTTAGATTGCTGCTTTTTGGTGAAACACAATTTTACGTTTTATACTTTCATCTGTGACTAAACGTCCCTCGTTTCCTCCCTTCTACATTTTTTCTATacttttgtgaaatattttcataacgATAGCTACTGAAAACATCTATTAGCTGTAGATTACAATAAATGTTAGAGATACAATTTGTACAGATACTTTAAATATGCAGCATTTTATTCCGCTCCAATAAGGTGGCGTGAATACCGTATCCCCGCAATCTaacataatattttcttttttctgtAGAAAATATGTTCGCTATGCCGTAGCGGCAAACACATGGCAGTGACATATGTTAACCAGCGGTGCGCGGTTATATATGTAACATGCTGTGATATGCATGTGTTTTCTTAGAAAATGAATTTGCAACCGCCTCATAGCGTTGCTAGATTATATCACACACTAAATTAATGTAAAGAGCCTAGTCTATATTTCATTAActgaattgaataaattatttcttGTTTATTCTATTGACATATACCACCATTTATAAGGTTTATGATATTCGGCAAGGTTACAGAATCTTCCATTAATATATTCACCTAAATTAAACATTTCAAACTTACTAAGATTACTACGTTAAGTTCGTGAGATTATGCGATAATTCTCAAGCCTTTCTCCGATGAATCCATGTAATGTAGTGTCAGAAACAGTATTGCACGTATTCACAAGTTACAAATAAAGAAACGTGGCATGATTTGTTTTGTCATCTGCGCGGGTCGTTACTAAAACAAAGTGAATTAAATTAAGTCTTAATCAATATCATATAACACGCGAGGCAAGATAGTAAGCCTAATTACTGTCGATGCTCAGTACCAAACTCTTCAATACGTATTGTAAGACCATACATAATAAATTGAAGTGTAATGTGAATGCAATTAAAACTTTTGTTATTTATTGCCTCataataattccaaatattttaaatatatatagaacTAAATTATCTCCTGCTAAATATCCATAGACTGTAACAGCATAATATAATTGATATTAAGTATAGCCTTTGGTTATTGAATCAAATAGGCTTTTTAGAAGGGTCCTGCACTGTGCTTTCGTTTAATTTCATGTCAGTgtagtgaaaaaataaataattaaaaaaatgaatgagtGGTACTGGTAGCCATTTTTCCTTAATCGATCCAGTAGCTACTATTTAGAGTTGTTGGCATACATTAAAGCTTATTATTCTAAGCTATCGGCCATTTGCCAATATTTAAAAGAGAAATATCAAGTTTCTCTCAGCACTAACAATATATTTGTATCTTTTTATTTGCTGTCTTCTCTTACCACCAGTTAATTTACGCTATATCTTATGTATGTCCTCATCGGTCAATATTAATCCCAATATTAATCCTGGTAATGTGTGCTCACTTAGTtactattattacttatcgatttcaatcggtaagtacgttgataggtatttgtctgtttgtctgtctgttagatgcacgcgatatctcacgaaagcgagagaTTGAAGACCTctcgagattgaatctgctccagattttgcatgtgtattcatcatatgtcggaccagaagcgtattgattttggatgaattatgtcgtataattaacgagttattaattaattagtgatgggacacaaggtgtcactatggagtgagagcgctgttttgggggatcccctaacttccgatcgataagtcttcggtccctgaccgatattctcgtttacttgTCGTACTAGATTAGTTATTAACCACGGAGTGGAAGTGGACATGTGGATTGATTTGATAAGTTGTTGTGAAATAGTATTTCTTCCCAACTAATGAACCTATAAATGACTAATGTATcaatcgatttcaaatgtccaatgtttgaaaatt
The sequence above is a segment of the Styela clava chromosome 7, kaStyClav1.hap1.2, whole genome shotgun sequence genome. Coding sequences within it:
- the LOC120328027 gene encoding uncharacterized protein LOC120328027 isoform X1; this translates as MHLKYKAALIIFGALFCFHWSFKRKSAAEEVRLDEEFYYEYQRISRSELSYLSGANISKERKSHLRQFCYKLGYEYSESNLDVMTWLKKPISSRPRLYFSDKLKVIVCGVPKCGSTEWRKALLIAEGDVNTTLPSDIDHEYAFTLARKRRFFWERFQGRTKHSRDMMNKRLNNYYRIMTVLTKIQLVEQRSKNLSTVF
- the LOC120328027 gene encoding carbohydrate sulfotransferase 9-like isoform X2, with translation MHLKYKAALIIFGALFCFHWSFKRKSAAEEVRLDEEFYYEYQRISRSELSYLSGANISKERKSHLRQFCYKLGYEYSESNLDVMTWLKKPISSRPRLYFSDKLKVIVCGVPKCGSTEWRKALLIAEGDVNTTLPSDIDHEYAFTLARKRRFFWERFQGRTKHSRDMMNKRLNNYYRIMTVREPLERVVKNFKRYSS